From a single Amyelois transitella isolate CPQ chromosome 18, ilAmyTran1.1, whole genome shotgun sequence genomic region:
- the LOC106136221 gene encoding serine/threonine-protein phosphatase 5: MANNAEITGPVTQEDIEAAEKLKNEANDFFKRQNYNRAIELYTQAIEKNPTSAVFFANRSIANLRLENFGYALTDASKAIELDRAYTKAYYRRAASYMSLGKYKLALKDFEYVTKVRPNDQDAKMKYNECNKIVKKIAFEKAISVDKKEVNIADSINLDAMTIEDEYEGPSLEDGKVTMKFVTELMEYYKQQKKLHKKFAYKILIDVKAYLQKQPSLVDIKVPDDEKFTVCGDIHGQFYDLMNVFKLNGLPSEKNPYLFNGDFVDRGSFSVECIFTLFSFKLLFPNHFYMSRGNHETLDMNRMYGFRGEVTSKYTSQMADLFTEVYNWLPLAHCINNRVLVMHGGLFSKDDVTLEDIRKVDRNKQPPEDGIMCELLWSDPQPMGGRAPSKRGVGCQFGPDVTANFLTRNGLDYIIRSHEVKNDGYEIAHDGKCITVFSAPNYCDTMGNLGAFITMNGKDLKPNFTTYEAVPHPDVKPMAYAHSFFNLLCQ; the protein is encoded by the exons ATGGCTAATAATGCGGAGATAACTGGCCCTGTAACTCAAGAAGACATAGAGGCAGcggaaaaattgaaaaacgaagccaatgatttttttaaaa GGCAAAATTACAACAGAGCTATCGAATTGTACACACAAGCCATTGAGAAGAATCCTACAAGTGCGGTTTTTTTCGCGAATAGAAGTATAGCCAATTTACGTCTAGAAAACTTTGGGTATGCGCTGACAGATGCTTCGAAAGCCATAGAATTGGATAGGGCTTACACTAAGGCTTATTACCGCAGAGCAGCCTCTTACATGTCATTAGGAAAGTACAAACTAGCTCTTAAGGATTTtgaatat gtAACCAAAGTTAGGCCAAATGACCAGGATGCAAAGATGAAATACAATGAATGcaataaaatagttaaaaaaattgcctttGAAAAAGCCATTTCTGTTGATAAGAAGGAGGTCAACATTGCAGATTCTATCAACTTGGATGCTATGA cCATTGAGGATGAATACGAAGGTCCGTCGCTGGAAGACGGAAAAGTCACTATGAAATTCGTAACAGAACTCATGGAATATTACAAGCAGCAGAAGAAATTACACAAAAAGTTTGCCTACAAG atcCTGATTGATGTGAAAGCATACCTCCAAAAGCAGCCTTCGCTGGTTGACATCAAAGTGCCTGACGATGAAAAGTTTACGGTGTGCGGTGACATACACGGACAGTTCTATGACCTGATGAAtgtgtttaaattaaacgggTTACCTTCAGAGAAAAATCCGTACCTGTTCAACGGTGATTTCGTGGACAGAGGATCGTTCAGTGTGGAATGTATTTTCACACTGTTCAGTTTTAAACTGCTGTTTCCAAATCACTTTTATATGTCAAGAG GTAACCACGAAACCCTGGACATGAACAGGATGTACGGTTTTCGTGGCGAGGTGACCTCAAAGTATACTTCACAAATGGCGGATCTGTTCACCGAGGTGTACAACTGGCTCCCTCTGGCGCATTGCATCAATAACAGAGTGTTGGTGATGCACGGAGGATTATTCTCCAAGGATGACGTCACGCTCGAAGATATCAGGAAGGTTGATAGGAACAAGCAGCCGCCTGAAGATG GTATAATGTGCGAGCTGCTGTGGTCGGACCCGCAGCCGATGGGCGGGCGGGCGCCGTCGAAGCGCGGCGTGGGCTGCCAGTTCGGCCCCGACGTGACCGCCAACTTCTTGACCCGCAACGGCCTGGATTACATCATCAGGAGTCACGAGGTCAAGAACGACGGCTACGAGATAGCCCACGACGGGAAATGCATCACTGTTTTCTCAGCTCCTAATTACTG TGATACAATGGGTAACCTTGGTGCTTTTATCACGATGAATGGCAAAGACTTGAAACCTAACTTCACTACATACGAGGCTGTG ccACATCCAGACGTGAAGCCGATGGCGTACGCTCACTCATTCTTCAACCTTCTTTGTCAGTAA
- the LOC106136229 gene encoding uncharacterized protein LOC106136229 isoform X1 — protein sequence MPSGIREFLKMSNKVEGVCVLFLLVSGLGVRADYGNDGFDFRGFMPSAGYRTEDQLAEPSARVDKTREEPERTQRFGISSFGSTGSGVQGGYGGSAPGLYGPVKIDLGGVLIGTILGFGAVIVLPKIIHALSYGYGGGYGRSLETDVSQISNMLNKLDETLSKYNIDSSACMQRLTCSYVQLANENMITGNATDFDALLSSMSSNSLIRRMLDGTTIYEAISAGRSMDTDCQVVYPKCKLDKKTVVKMLTQLLPS from the exons ATGCCCAGTGGTATACGAGAATTTCTGAAGATGAGTAACAAAGTGGAGGGAGTTTGTGTCCTATTTTTGTTGGTGTCGGGGTTGGGAGTCAGAGCTGATTATGGAAATGATGG TTTTGATTTCAGAGGCTTCATGCCTAGCGCTGGGTACAGGACGGAAGACCAGCTAGCTGAGCCCTCGGCCAGGGTGGACAAGACCAGAGAGGAGCCTGAGAGGACGCAGAGGTTTGGGATATCCTCTTTCGGTAGCACAGGAAGTGGTGTTCAG GGTGGGTATGGTGGATCAGCTCCAGGTCTTTATGGACCAGTGAAGATTGACCTTGGCGGTGTTCTAATTGGTACCATCCTTGGGTTCGGAGCAGTCATCGTGTTGCCCAAAATTATACACGCTCTGTCTTATGGCTACGGCGGGGGGTATGGGAGAA gcttGGAAACCGACGTGAGCCAAATATCCAACATGCTGAATAAGCTGGATGAGACTCTAAGCAAGTACAATATAGACTCCTCCGCGTGCATGCAGCGGCTGACCTGCTCCTACGTGCAGCTCGCCAACGAAAACATGATCACAGGGAATGCTACAGATTTTGATGCTCTTCTTTCGTCGATGTCAAG CAATTCCTTGATTCGACGCATGCTGGACGGAACTACGATTTATGAAGCAATATCTGCAGGAAGATCCATGGATACGGATTGTCAAGTAGTCTATCCCAAATGCAAGCTAGATAAAAAAACTGTCGTCAAAATGCTGACTCAGCTTTTAccttcttaa
- the LOC106136229 gene encoding uncharacterized protein LOC106136229 isoform X2, which translates to MPSGIREFLKMSNKVEGVCVLFLLVSGLGVRADYGNDGGFMPSAGYRTEDQLAEPSARVDKTREEPERTQRFGISSFGSTGSGVQGGYGGSAPGLYGPVKIDLGGVLIGTILGFGAVIVLPKIIHALSYGYGGGYGRSLETDVSQISNMLNKLDETLSKYNIDSSACMQRLTCSYVQLANENMITGNATDFDALLSSMSSNSLIRRMLDGTTIYEAISAGRSMDTDCQVVYPKCKLDKKTVVKMLTQLLPS; encoded by the exons ATGCCCAGTGGTATACGAGAATTTCTGAAGATGAGTAACAAAGTGGAGGGAGTTTGTGTCCTATTTTTGTTGGTGTCGGGGTTGGGAGTCAGAGCTGATTATGGAAATGATGG AGGCTTCATGCCTAGCGCTGGGTACAGGACGGAAGACCAGCTAGCTGAGCCCTCGGCCAGGGTGGACAAGACCAGAGAGGAGCCTGAGAGGACGCAGAGGTTTGGGATATCCTCTTTCGGTAGCACAGGAAGTGGTGTTCAG GGTGGGTATGGTGGATCAGCTCCAGGTCTTTATGGACCAGTGAAGATTGACCTTGGCGGTGTTCTAATTGGTACCATCCTTGGGTTCGGAGCAGTCATCGTGTTGCCCAAAATTATACACGCTCTGTCTTATGGCTACGGCGGGGGGTATGGGAGAA gcttGGAAACCGACGTGAGCCAAATATCCAACATGCTGAATAAGCTGGATGAGACTCTAAGCAAGTACAATATAGACTCCTCCGCGTGCATGCAGCGGCTGACCTGCTCCTACGTGCAGCTCGCCAACGAAAACATGATCACAGGGAATGCTACAGATTTTGATGCTCTTCTTTCGTCGATGTCAAG CAATTCCTTGATTCGACGCATGCTGGACGGAACTACGATTTATGAAGCAATATCTGCAGGAAGATCCATGGATACGGATTGTCAAGTAGTCTATCCCAAATGCAAGCTAGATAAAAAAACTGTCGTCAAAATGCTGACTCAGCTTTTAccttcttaa
- the LOC106136229 gene encoding uncharacterized protein LOC106136229 isoform X3, whose product MPSAGYRTEDQLAEPSARVDKTREEPERTQRFGISSFGSTGSGVQGGYGGSAPGLYGPVKIDLGGVLIGTILGFGAVIVLPKIIHALSYGYGGGYGRSLETDVSQISNMLNKLDETLSKYNIDSSACMQRLTCSYVQLANENMITGNATDFDALLSSMSSNSLIRRMLDGTTIYEAISAGRSMDTDCQVVYPKCKLDKKTVVKMLTQLLPS is encoded by the exons ATGCCTAGCGCTGGGTACAGGACGGAAGACCAGCTAGCTGAGCCCTCGGCCAGGGTGGACAAGACCAGAGAGGAGCCTGAGAGGACGCAGAGGTTTGGGATATCCTCTTTCGGTAGCACAGGAAGTGGTGTTCAG GGTGGGTATGGTGGATCAGCTCCAGGTCTTTATGGACCAGTGAAGATTGACCTTGGCGGTGTTCTAATTGGTACCATCCTTGGGTTCGGAGCAGTCATCGTGTTGCCCAAAATTATACACGCTCTGTCTTATGGCTACGGCGGGGGGTATGGGAGAA gcttGGAAACCGACGTGAGCCAAATATCCAACATGCTGAATAAGCTGGATGAGACTCTAAGCAAGTACAATATAGACTCCTCCGCGTGCATGCAGCGGCTGACCTGCTCCTACGTGCAGCTCGCCAACGAAAACATGATCACAGGGAATGCTACAGATTTTGATGCTCTTCTTTCGTCGATGTCAAG CAATTCCTTGATTCGACGCATGCTGGACGGAACTACGATTTATGAAGCAATATCTGCAGGAAGATCCATGGATACGGATTGTCAAGTAGTCTATCCCAAATGCAAGCTAGATAAAAAAACTGTCGTCAAAATGCTGACTCAGCTTTTAccttcttaa